In the genome of Desulfovibrio sp. JC010, one region contains:
- the dgcA gene encoding N-acetyl-D-Glu racemase DgcA: MKISVVKDVFPLAQVFTIARGSRTEAVVLRVEIEEDGFIGRGECVPYARYNETVESVTAQIESLKTPLSREDLQSALPAGAARNAVDCALWDLEAKKAGTPAWQLAGISEPTPEVTAYTLSLATPEEMEKQAAENAARPLLKTKLGGGVEDIARIEAVRRGAPDSRIIVDANEGWTADVYREVAPVLVRLGVEMVEQPLPAGDDDALLEIERVLPVCADESCHDRESLPGLKGKYDMVNIKLDKTGGLTEALKLREAALAEGFKVMVGCMVGSSLAMAPAVLVASGAAVVDLDGPLLLAEDRAHPLEYDDKFVFPPQSELWG, from the coding sequence ATGAAAATCTCGGTTGTAAAAGATGTTTTCCCGCTGGCGCAGGTTTTCACCATTGCGCGCGGGTCGCGGACCGAAGCTGTTGTGCTGCGGGTCGAGATTGAAGAAGACGGTTTTATCGGGCGTGGGGAATGCGTTCCCTACGCCCGCTACAATGAGACTGTTGAGTCCGTTACCGCTCAGATTGAGAGCCTTAAAACTCCGCTGAGCCGTGAAGATCTGCAGTCCGCACTGCCCGCAGGAGCGGCACGCAACGCCGTGGACTGCGCTCTCTGGGATCTTGAAGCCAAGAAAGCCGGGACTCCAGCATGGCAGTTGGCAGGAATAAGTGAACCCACCCCGGAAGTTACTGCTTACACCCTCTCTCTTGCCACTCCGGAGGAGATGGAAAAGCAGGCAGCGGAAAATGCTGCCCGTCCTCTGCTCAAAACCAAGCTTGGCGGCGGTGTCGAGGATATTGCCCGTATTGAGGCTGTGCGCCGGGGTGCTCCTGATTCCCGCATAATAGTTGATGCCAACGAGGGCTGGACTGCTGATGTTTATCGTGAAGTGGCTCCGGTACTGGTTCGTCTCGGCGTGGAAATGGTTGAGCAGCCCCTTCCCGCCGGCGATGATGACGCTCTGCTGGAGATTGAAAGGGTTCTTCCTGTCTGTGCCGACGAATCATGTCACGATCGTGAATCCCTGCCCGGACTCAAGGGTAAGTATGACATGGTCAATATCAAGCTGGATAAGACTGGAGGTTTGACCGAAGCACTCAAGCTCCGTGAGGCTGCTTTGGCAGAGGGCTTTAAAGTTATGGTCGGCTGCATGGTCGGTTCTTCGCTGGCCATGGCACCTGCCGTGCTGGTTGCCAGTGGTGCGGCTGTTGTGGATCTTGACGGGCCTTTGCTTTTGGCCGAAGACAGGGCACATCCTTTGGAATACGATGATAAATTTGTTTTTCCCCCGCAGAGTGAATTGTGGGGCTAG
- a CDS encoding endoprotease, translated as MMDFPVGNDSQPDHYSPQAKMKDVAEPVLGGDTLAEEEELEAQPGSEVEEAEQLTDNPVPNVPEAYELDYGLPDGIDPHVDRQFRQFAHENGVSGEMAQKLVDFHNSLETARFQDHQTQTGEWERETRSLPGWHGNNYRKNMGVANKALQAFASPALAKMIRESGYSCHPEVVKTFYNVGRRLTEDSYVDSNRNTGRQKTIGEILYPNQPI; from the coding sequence ATGATGGATTTCCCGGTGGGTAATGATTCGCAGCCGGACCATTATTCCCCGCAGGCAAAGATGAAAGATGTGGCTGAACCTGTTCTTGGCGGGGATACTCTTGCCGAAGAAGAGGAGCTTGAAGCTCAGCCCGGATCTGAAGTGGAAGAGGCCGAGCAGCTGACTGATAATCCCGTACCCAACGTGCCCGAGGCTTACGAACTGGATTACGGCCTGCCGGACGGTATTGACCCCCATGTGGACCGCCAGTTCCGGCAGTTCGCCCATGAGAACGGGGTCAGCGGGGAAATGGCCCAGAAACTGGTGGATTTTCATAATTCCCTTGAAACGGCCCGGTTTCAGGACCACCAGACCCAGACCGGGGAGTGGGAGCGTGAGACTCGTTCTCTGCCCGGCTGGCACGGCAATAATTACCGCAAGAATATGGGGGTGGCCAACAAGGCTTTGCAGGCATTTGCTTCACCGGCCCTTGCAAAAATGATCCGGGAGTCAGGATATTCCTGTCATCCTGAAGTAGTTAAAACCTTTTACAATGTCGGCAGGCGGCTCACCGAAGATTCCTACGTTGACAGCAACAGGAATACCGGCCGCCAGAAGACAATCGGTGAGATTTTGTATCCCAACCAGCCGATATAA
- a CDS encoding D-amino-acid transaminase codes for MSRTVYVNGAYVPEEEASVSVFDRGFLFADAIYEVTAVVDGKICEWDGHIARLERSLGEIGMGMPMSAEELLEVHRELVKRNDLEEGAIYLQVTRGAVDRDFIMPKGLEQTVVLFTQAKKLTGEKSGLRVISVPDIRWGRRDIKTVQLLAASMVKTEAKKQGKDDAWMVEEGFVTEGSSNNTYIVTSEGKIITRNLTNSILPGITRKSVLRLADELDMEIEERPFTIEEAQNAVEAFMTAATSFVTPVIEVDGVELGDGTPGPVTRRLGEVYIEESRKASC; via the coding sequence ATGAGCCGTACTGTATATGTAAATGGTGCTTACGTGCCTGAAGAAGAGGCTAGTGTTTCTGTATTTGACCGCGGTTTCCTGTTTGCGGATGCAATCTACGAAGTTACCGCTGTTGTGGATGGTAAAATCTGTGAGTGGGATGGGCATATTGCCCGCCTTGAGCGTTCCCTTGGTGAAATCGGCATGGGCATGCCCATGAGCGCAGAAGAATTGCTTGAAGTTCACCGTGAGCTGGTCAAGCGCAACGACCTTGAAGAAGGCGCAATCTATCTGCAGGTTACCCGCGGTGCTGTTGACCGTGATTTTATCATGCCCAAAGGTCTGGAGCAGACCGTAGTGCTTTTTACTCAGGCCAAGAAGCTGACCGGTGAAAAATCCGGCCTGCGTGTAATTTCTGTCCCTGACATCCGCTGGGGCCGCCGTGATATCAAAACCGTACAGTTGCTGGCTGCTTCCATGGTCAAAACCGAAGCCAAGAAGCAGGGCAAGGATGATGCATGGATGGTTGAAGAGGGATTTGTTACCGAAGGTTCTTCCAACAACACCTATATTGTGACCAGTGAAGGAAAGATCATTACCCGCAACCTTACCAACTCCATCCTGCCGGGCATTACCCGCAAATCCGTGCTCCGTCTTGCGGATGAGCTGGATATGGAGATTGAAGAGCGTCCTTTTACTATTGAAGAAGCCCAGAATGCAGTGGAAGCTTTCATGACTGCCGCAACTTCCTTTGTTACCCCGGTAATTGAAGTGGACGGCGTTGAGCTTGGCGACGGCACTCCCGGTCCGGTGACCAGACGTCTCGGTGAAGTGTACATAGAGGAAAGCCGCAAGGCTTCCTGCTAG
- a CDS encoding Bbp16 family capsid cement protein: MYLDKELCFCEEQAVTASAVSQNVINAGEDCGSSGKVKLKVLVDGEDFSTLTSLRVGVQASETEDFALFDTLFESGSIPVADLKQGYSFPLPSLPVQHKGFLRLSFTVTGSNATAGKISAYLVMDDQTNV, encoded by the coding sequence ATGTATCTCGATAAAGAACTTTGTTTTTGTGAGGAACAGGCCGTAACTGCCAGCGCGGTTTCCCAGAATGTAATCAATGCCGGTGAAGATTGCGGTTCCAGCGGTAAAGTGAAGCTGAAGGTGCTGGTGGATGGCGAGGATTTCTCCACCCTGACCAGTCTGCGTGTGGGCGTTCAGGCTTCCGAAACTGAAGACTTCGCGCTCTTTGATACCCTCTTCGAGTCCGGTTCCATTCCCGTGGCGGATCTCAAGCAGGGGTACAGCTTTCCGCTGCCTTCTCTGCCTGTGCAGCACAAGGGGTTCCTGAGGCTTTCTTTTACCGTGACCGGAAGCAACGCCACAGCCGGTAAAATCAGTGCTTATCTGGTCATGGACGATCAGACTAACGTGTAA
- a CDS encoding acetate--CoA ligase family protein, protein MFIENEISFKAISDLFSNADNEGRDFLFEYEVYNLLANSGAETPPAANLLPRGARFSDEELTAIPGDKAVLKIVSPTIIHKTEVGGVRIVKKEPSKIRSAVRGMMYEVPENYAAYIERNPDHGPEEYKGLHGDALVKAISRDLKGVLQVQFMPPDSDSFGNELIVGLRRTREFGTIISAGLGGTDTELYAERFRKGQAIVAASVHMVDGQSFFQLFKNTISYKKLAGLTRGQRRIVTDEQLIECFDSFIEMGKYFSPSNKDSGFVIDELEINPFAFTEYLMVPLDGMCRFSKTGQKPLARPVQKIHNLLHPKKIGIIGVSSTRRNFGRIILDNVLAEGYAEEDVVIIREGCDEIDGVRCVPSLDGLDHQLDLFVVAIAAPHVPDLVDQIIELNCAKSVMLIPGGMGETEDSKERAELVIASINDKHAEDDGGPVFIGANCMGVVSRPGGYDTWFIPDEKLPKDRNAPYQRAALISQSGAFMVFRTSQCPELNPAYMISMGNQTDLTLGDMVHYFKDSPEVDVIAVYAEGFNDLDGLEFCRAVRQAVMNGKEVVFYKAGRTPEGKTATSGHTASLAGDYMVCESCVQQAGAIVARTFQEFQDLFMLAEKLSSKTIGGDRLAAVSGAGFEAVGMADSIQSDDYDIELAKFSEKSIKSIDKILIERKLKSLVTIQNPLDLTPGSNDAVHASMAEILVKDPAVDSIVIGLDPLSPSMHTLAEPTIPAFSMEDEDSLGNLLIKIVENSAKPVLAVVDGGRLYDPLRDMLLANGVPTFPVCDRAVAAIALYSKARMRAEVIRLAHGCD, encoded by the coding sequence ATGTTTATTGAAAATGAAATCAGTTTTAAAGCAATCAGCGACCTGTTCAGCAATGCAGACAATGAAGGTCGCGACTTTCTATTTGAATATGAAGTATACAACCTGCTGGCCAATTCCGGAGCGGAAACTCCCCCGGCTGCCAATCTGCTGCCGCGCGGGGCGCGTTTTTCCGACGAAGAACTGACCGCCATACCGGGCGATAAGGCAGTGCTGAAAATCGTCTCTCCGACCATCATCCACAAGACCGAGGTCGGCGGGGTACGCATTGTAAAAAAAGAGCCGTCCAAAATCCGCTCCGCCGTGCGCGGCATGATGTACGAAGTACCGGAAAACTACGCCGCATATATTGAACGCAACCCGGACCATGGCCCTGAGGAATACAAAGGGCTGCACGGTGATGCGCTGGTCAAGGCCATCAGCCGCGATCTTAAAGGAGTGCTGCAGGTCCAGTTCATGCCCCCGGATTCCGATTCCTTCGGCAATGAACTTATCGTGGGACTGCGCCGGACCAGAGAATTCGGGACCATCATCAGTGCCGGTCTGGGCGGAACGGATACTGAACTTTACGCCGAAAGGTTCCGCAAAGGGCAGGCCATTGTTGCCGCATCCGTACATATGGTGGACGGACAATCTTTCTTCCAGCTCTTTAAAAACACCATCTCATATAAAAAGCTGGCCGGGCTGACCCGTGGACAACGGCGCATCGTTACTGATGAACAGCTTATTGAATGCTTTGATTCGTTTATTGAGATGGGCAAATATTTTTCCCCATCTAATAAGGATAGCGGATTCGTCATTGATGAACTGGAAATCAACCCCTTTGCCTTCACCGAATACCTGATGGTTCCGCTGGACGGCATGTGCCGTTTTTCAAAAACAGGCCAGAAGCCGCTGGCCCGCCCGGTACAGAAAATCCACAACCTGCTGCACCCGAAAAAAATCGGCATCATCGGTGTATCCTCCACCAGACGCAATTTCGGACGCATCATCCTCGATAATGTGCTGGCCGAAGGGTACGCCGAGGAAGATGTGGTCATCATCCGCGAGGGTTGCGATGAAATTGACGGAGTTCGCTGCGTGCCCTCCCTTGATGGGCTGGACCACCAGCTCGACCTGTTTGTGGTCGCCATTGCTGCCCCTCATGTACCTGATCTGGTGGATCAGATCATTGAACTGAACTGCGCCAAAAGCGTAATGCTCATTCCCGGAGGCATGGGCGAAACCGAGGACAGCAAGGAGCGGGCGGAGCTTGTCATTGCCAGCATCAATGACAAGCATGCCGAAGATGACGGCGGCCCGGTATTCATCGGTGCCAACTGCATGGGCGTGGTTTCCCGGCCCGGCGGCTACGATACATGGTTCATCCCCGATGAAAAGCTGCCCAAAGACCGCAACGCACCTTACCAGCGGGCAGCCCTGATCAGTCAGAGCGGCGCGTTCATGGTTTTCCGGACCAGCCAGTGCCCGGAACTGAACCCGGCCTATATGATTTCCATGGGCAACCAGACCGACCTGACCCTTGGTGACATGGTCCATTATTTCAAGGATTCCCCGGAAGTGGATGTCATCGCCGTCTATGCCGAAGGATTCAACGACCTCGACGGGCTGGAATTCTGCCGCGCAGTACGGCAGGCGGTGATGAACGGCAAGGAAGTAGTCTTCTACAAGGCCGGAAGAACCCCGGAAGGCAAAACCGCCACCAGCGGGCACACAGCTTCGCTGGCCGGGGATTACATGGTCTGCGAAAGCTGCGTGCAACAAGCCGGAGCCATTGTTGCCCGCACCTTTCAAGAGTTTCAGGATCTGTTCATGCTGGCCGAAAAACTAAGCAGCAAGACCATTGGCGGTGACAGGCTGGCCGCAGTGAGCGGAGCCGGATTTGAAGCCGTAGGAATGGCCGATTCCATCCAGTCCGACGACTATGATATTGAACTGGCTAAATTCAGTGAAAAATCAATTAAATCCATTGATAAAATTCTTATAGAAAGAAAACTGAAAAGTCTGGTCACCATCCAGAACCCGCTGGACCTTACTCCCGGTTCGAACGATGCGGTGCATGCGTCCATGGCTGAAATTCTTGTAAAAGATCCGGCTGTGGATTCCATTGTTATCGGTCTGGACCCGCTCTCTCCGTCCATGCACACTCTGGCTGAACCGACAATCCCCGCATTTTCCATGGAAGATGAAGATTCGCTGGGGAATCTGCTCATCAAAATCGTCGAAAATAGTGCCAAACCGGTGCTTGCAGTAGTGGACGGAGGCAGACTCTACGATCCTCTGCGCGATATGCTGCTCGCAAACGGGGTCCCCACCTTTCCGGTCTGCGACCGCGCAGTGGCAGCCATTGCCCTCTACTCCAAGGCCCGCATGCGCGCCGAAGTTATCCGGCTGGCCCACGGCTGCGATTAG
- a CDS encoding ABC transporter substrate-binding protein, which produces MNSPVSALDKKVVVVNSYNKDFKWVEEHNGVLKRGVAGKAEISFYYLDFKRLNKKDCDRRVAEAKAAIERDKPEVVVVTDDYALKSLGQFLVDRDIPVVFLGINGNARKYVDNVRKITGVFERPLVKRSIAYLKEIVGPGKFLVLMDDSLSSRVFVRESLNDQTTLDVSGAHADIELVRTFSDWKAKVKNALNAGYSCLVIGTYHIFRDEQGKHISSEEVIRWTSMHSPVPIFGLWDFSVGKGKAVGGYVLSGIDQGREALKMVKKILAGENIESIHPVIGKKGLLLFSGPEMKRWDIQIPDSLTSKGYQIKVIR; this is translated from the coding sequence TTGAATTCCCCTGTTTCTGCACTGGATAAAAAGGTTGTAGTCGTTAACAGCTACAATAAAGATTTCAAGTGGGTGGAAGAGCATAACGGTGTATTAAAAAGGGGCGTGGCCGGCAAAGCCGAGATCTCATTTTATTATCTTGATTTCAAAAGACTCAACAAAAAGGACTGTGACCGCAGGGTAGCAGAAGCAAAAGCTGCAATTGAACGGGACAAGCCGGAAGTAGTGGTTGTAACTGACGATTACGCACTCAAGTCGCTTGGGCAGTTTCTTGTTGACCGTGATATTCCGGTTGTTTTTTTGGGAATAAACGGCAATGCCCGCAAATATGTGGATAATGTCCGCAAGATTACCGGGGTGTTTGAGCGTCCGCTTGTGAAACGGTCCATTGCCTATCTGAAGGAAATCGTTGGGCCGGGTAAATTTCTGGTACTTATGGATGACAGCTTGAGCTCAAGGGTTTTTGTGCGCGAATCATTAAATGACCAAACTACTCTGGATGTGTCGGGTGCCCATGCTGATATTGAGCTGGTCAGAACTTTCAGCGATTGGAAGGCGAAGGTGAAAAATGCCCTGAATGCCGGGTATTCATGTCTGGTTATCGGGACCTATCACATTTTTAGAGACGAGCAGGGAAAACATATTTCCAGTGAAGAAGTTATCCGTTGGACGTCCATGCACTCACCGGTTCCTATTTTCGGCCTTTGGGATTTTTCCGTGGGCAAAGGCAAGGCTGTAGGCGGGTACGTTCTTTCCGGTATTGATCAGGGCCGTGAAGCCTTGAAGATGGTCAAAAAGATATTAGCCGGGGAAAACATAGAAAGTATCCATCCGGTCATCGGCAAAAAAGGGCTGCTTCTGTTCAGCGGTCCAGAAATGAAACGCTGGGATATCCAAATACCAGATTCGTTGACCTCAAAAGGGTATCAGATCAAGGTGATCCGCTGA
- the dgcN gene encoding N-acetyltransferase DgcN, with the protein MFEAPYLLFLGDAPDALGAKMAQGIYDWRPEAVAGQFRMEGCKADLGIKDLSIKEAVEAGAKTLVVGVVNRGGIISDSWKTVLVEALEAGMDIASGLHTLLRDQPELVEAAEKSGSKLHDVRIPTVNYPIANGKKRTGKRCLAVGTDCSVGKMYTALAIDREMKKQGLKSTFRPTGQTGILIEGNGVPLDAVIADFMAGSIEYLTPDNDADHWDIIEGQGSLYHASYSGVTMALVHGGQPDALILCHEPTREHMRGLPDYQQPTLEELRDTALTLAKVVNPECKAVAVSVNTQHMAEDEALAYLAEVEKQLGLPAVDPFRQGAGRLVEALV; encoded by the coding sequence ATGTTTGAAGCACCATATTTACTTTTTCTCGGAGATGCTCCTGATGCGCTGGGCGCGAAAATGGCTCAGGGTATTTATGACTGGAGACCTGAAGCTGTTGCCGGACAGTTTCGCATGGAAGGCTGCAAGGCCGATCTGGGTATCAAAGACCTTTCTATTAAAGAAGCTGTTGAAGCCGGGGCCAAGACTCTGGTTGTGGGCGTTGTGAACCGTGGCGGTATTATTTCCGACAGCTGGAAGACCGTGCTGGTGGAAGCCCTCGAAGCCGGAATGGACATTGCCTCCGGTCTGCACACCCTGCTGCGTGATCAGCCGGAGCTGGTTGAAGCAGCGGAAAAGAGCGGCAGCAAACTGCACGATGTACGTATTCCCACTGTAAATTATCCCATTGCCAACGGTAAGAAACGTACTGGCAAACGCTGTCTTGCCGTTGGTACCGATTGCTCCGTGGGTAAGATGTACACCGCGCTGGCAATTGACCGCGAAATGAAAAAGCAGGGGCTCAAATCTACCTTCCGTCCCACCGGACAGACCGGAATCCTTATTGAAGGTAACGGCGTTCCTCTTGATGCTGTTATCGCCGACTTCATGGCCGGCTCCATCGAATACCTCACCCCGGACAATGATGCCGACCACTGGGATATCATCGAAGGGCAGGGCAGCCTGTATCATGCTTCCTACTCCGGTGTGACCATGGCACTGGTTCATGGCGGACAGCCCGATGCCCTGATTCTCTGCCACGAACCCACCCGCGAACATATGCGCGGCCTGCCCGATTACCAGCAGCCCACTCTTGAAGAGCTGCGCGATACCGCACTGACTCTCGCCAAGGTTGTAAACCCTGAGTGCAAGGCCGTGGCTGTTTCCGTAAATACCCAGCACATGGCTGAAGACGAAGCCCTGGCTTATCTTGCTGAAGTTGAAAAGCAGCTGGGACTGCCCGCTGTTGATCCTTTCCGTCAGGGTGCTGGCCGTCTGGTTGAGGCGCTGGTATAA
- a CDS encoding NAD(P)/FAD-dependent oxidoreductase yields MKQVKVQIKINPGQINNPGTIRKEALKAAGMPDDKNISTRVLRRSIDARSRKPHFVLQVGIGDPESVEPQESVFTPLPLNGRQVVIAGAGPAGYFAALTLLEQGIKPIILERGRMVNDRRKDLKKIYTEGLINPDSNYCFGEGGAGTYSDGKLYTRATKRGNMGRILDLLIANGAPGDIRIDAHPHLGSNVLPRIVGRMREDIISCGGEIHFNTRVDSFILDGDRMTGVVAAGNEIKADAVILATGHSARDIFHALNNQNIKIEAKPFALGVRIEHPQPLIDKIFYHQSPRHENLPAASYRISTQAMGRGVFSFCMCPGGYIVPASTAPGELVLNGMSLAARNAPFANAGLVAEVKLEDLENPDNPLCALEYQAAAEKKIFAAGDNKTQQAPAQRVNDFIAGRVSKSIPKTSYIPGAYSAPVHELLPFIQAEALRNGIEALGKKFKGFDSNEAKVLAVESRTSSPVRIPRDRETLEHVQIKGLFPCGEGAGYAGGIISAAMDGEKCALAAARMLG; encoded by the coding sequence ATGAAGCAGGTAAAAGTACAGATTAAAATCAATCCCGGCCAGATCAATAACCCCGGCACGATCCGCAAGGAAGCCCTGAAGGCCGCCGGAATGCCGGACGATAAAAACATTTCCACCCGTGTGCTGCGCCGCTCTATCGATGCCCGTTCCCGCAAACCTCACTTTGTACTGCAGGTCGGCATCGGTGACCCGGAATCCGTGGAACCGCAGGAATCCGTTTTCACCCCCCTGCCCCTGAACGGCAGGCAGGTCGTCATTGCCGGGGCCGGACCTGCCGGATATTTTGCCGCCCTGACCCTGCTGGAACAGGGCATCAAGCCGATCATCCTTGAACGCGGACGCATGGTAAATGACCGCCGCAAGGACCTGAAAAAAATCTACACCGAAGGTTTGATCAACCCCGACTCCAACTACTGTTTCGGAGAAGGCGGTGCCGGAACCTATTCTGACGGAAAACTCTACACCCGGGCCACCAAACGCGGAAATATGGGCCGCATCCTTGATCTGCTCATTGCCAACGGCGCACCGGGTGATATCCGTATTGACGCCCACCCGCACCTCGGCTCCAACGTACTGCCGCGCATTGTCGGCAGAATGCGTGAAGACATAATTTCCTGCGGAGGCGAAATCCATTTCAACACCCGCGTTGATTCTTTCATTCTTGATGGAGACCGCATGACCGGAGTCGTTGCCGCAGGCAATGAAATAAAGGCGGATGCGGTAATCCTCGCCACCGGACATTCTGCACGGGATATTTTCCATGCCCTCAACAATCAGAACATTAAAATCGAAGCCAAACCTTTCGCGCTGGGAGTACGCATCGAACATCCCCAGCCGCTGATAGATAAGATTTTCTACCACCAGTCACCGCGCCACGAAAACCTGCCCGCGGCCAGCTACCGCATTTCAACGCAGGCCATGGGGCGCGGGGTATTCTCCTTCTGCATGTGTCCGGGTGGCTATATTGTTCCGGCCTCCACCGCACCGGGGGAACTTGTGCTAAACGGCATGAGTCTTGCCGCACGCAACGCCCCTTTCGCCAACGCCGGGCTGGTGGCGGAAGTTAAGCTTGAAGATCTGGAAAACCCTGACAACCCGCTTTGCGCTTTGGAATATCAGGCAGCAGCAGAGAAAAAGATATTTGCAGCCGGAGACAACAAAACCCAGCAGGCCCCGGCCCAGCGCGTCAACGACTTCATTGCCGGACGCGTATCAAAATCCATCCCCAAGACATCGTACATACCCGGAGCATACTCCGCCCCGGTACACGAACTGCTGCCCTTTATTCAAGCAGAAGCATTACGCAACGGCATTGAGGCATTAGGCAAAAAATTCAAGGGGTTCGATTCAAATGAAGCCAAGGTACTGGCAGTGGAATCACGCACCAGTTCCCCGGTACGCATCCCGCGTGACCGCGAGACTCTTGAGCATGTGCAGATTAAAGGACTTTTTCCCTGCGGAGAGGGAGCTGGCTATGCAGGTGGAATCATTTCCGCAGCCATGGACGGAGAGAAATGCGCCTTGGCAGCAGCGCGGATGCTGGGATAA
- a CDS encoding major capsid protein yields MATLGMNALTLADWGGRLDPNGDVAKVAEVLTHSNEILDDAAWVEGNLPTGHRTTVRTDLPTVSWRKLNYGIKPSKSRTKQIDDTCGMLESYAEMDKALSDLNGHSSNFRTSEERAFLEAMNKEFADTFVYGDTALEPEKFLGLAPRFNSLEHKNVVNFGGSGNNCTSIWIVCWSDQTVHFTFPRGSANGLAHNDLGEVTLEDGNGGKYQGLRTHYKWTPGLVVRDWRYVVRIASIDPKNLGSNSLRHALIEGLNMIPNTNMGRTAIYCNQTVKTLLDIEASDKNNVMLKTENWEGKPVTTFWGCPVRRVDSILNTEAAITA; encoded by the coding sequence ATGGCAACTCTTGGAATGAACGCACTTACTCTTGCTGACTGGGGCGGACGTCTCGATCCTAACGGTGATGTGGCTAAAGTCGCTGAAGTACTGACCCACAGCAACGAAATTCTTGATGACGCCGCATGGGTGGAGGGCAACCTGCCCACCGGTCACCGCACCACCGTGCGTACCGACCTGCCCACCGTGAGCTGGCGTAAACTCAACTACGGAATCAAGCCCAGTAAATCCCGCACCAAGCAGATTGACGATACCTGCGGCATGCTCGAATCCTATGCGGAAATGGACAAGGCCCTTTCCGATCTCAACGGTCATTCCTCCAATTTCCGTACTTCCGAGGAACGCGCTTTCCTTGAAGCCATGAATAAGGAGTTCGCCGACACCTTTGTTTATGGCGATACCGCGCTGGAGCCTGAAAAATTCCTCGGCCTTGCGCCCCGCTTCAATTCACTTGAGCACAAGAACGTCGTTAACTTCGGCGGCTCCGGCAACAACTGCACTTCCATCTGGATTGTCTGTTGGTCCGATCAGACTGTACACTTCACCTTCCCCCGAGGCAGCGCAAACGGTCTCGCCCACAATGATCTCGGTGAAGTTACCCTCGAAGACGGCAATGGCGGCAAGTATCAGGGACTGCGCACCCACTACAAGTGGACTCCCGGTCTCGTGGTCCGCGACTGGCGTTATGTGGTGCGTATCGCGTCCATCGATCCCAAGAACCTCGGTTCCAATTCCCTGCGCCATGCACTGATCGAAGGTCTGAACATGATCCCCAATACCAACATGGGCAGAACCGCTATCTATTGCAACCAGACCGTTAAAACCCTGCTTGATATTGAAGCTTCCGACAAAAACAACGTCATGCTCAAGACCGAGAACTGGGAAGGCAAGCCCGTAACCACTTTCTGGGGCTGCCCGGTTCGTCGCGTGGATTCCATCCTGAACACTGAAGCTGCAATTACTGCGTAA